The stretch of DNA GGGAGGACATGGGGCCGGTGTGTCTGCAGCTTGGTGGGCCAGGAAGGGCAGGAGACACTTCAGGACCAGACGCAGGCTTAGGGGCCAGCGAGGGGGTGTGGATGAGGGAGGCGGGGTACAGTGGGAGGGGCCCTGCTGACCCCCCGCACCCCCAGATTGACAGGTACGCCCAGCAAGACCTGAAGAAAGGCTTGCACCTGTACGGCACGCAGGGCAACGTGGGCCTCACCAACGCCTGGAGCATCATCCAGACTGACGTGAGGCCTGGGCAGGTGGGCGGGGTCAGCGGGTGCcccctctcctcctgcctcagcccgacCTGAGCTTGTCCCCCAGTTCCGCTGCTGTGGTGTCTCCAACTACACTGACTGGTTTGAGGTGTACAACGCCACGCGGGTGCCCGACTCCTGCTGCCTGGAGTTCAGCGAGAGCTGCGGGCTGCACGCACCTGGCACCTGGTGGAAGGCGGTGAGACCCCCACCCTGGGGGCTGGCGGGGGCCTAGAGGGTGGGACTGGCAGGCCCTTCCGTGACATGCAGGACATGCCTCCTGCAGCCGTGCTACGAGACGGTGAAGATGTGGCTCCAGGAGAACCTGCTGGCTGTGGGCGTCTTTGGGCTGTGCACGGCACTGGTGCAGGTATGGCCTGGGGACTGCAGACTCCCTGCTACCCCTTTGCTGGGGCCTTCTGAGCCCAGGgaacaaaggagcaaaggccTTGCCCCCAGGAACCCATGATCGGGGAGGCTGGGGCAAAAGCAGGAGGGTGAGTTCGGGGGGATGGGCAGGGACGGCCTGTGGGGACAGTGGGCTCCCTCCTAGtggacagaggcagaggctggtgtGCGGTGGAGGCCGGCGGCCATCCGTGCTGGTTGGTGGCCCAGGACTGGCCAGCGTGCAGAGAGTGGCAGCTGGGGTCCTGGTGCCTGTGGCCCCTGCTCTCCAAACTCCACAGCCCCCAGGAAGTGCTGGGTGTCCTCATGCTTGCAAGGCTCAGGGGAGGGTGCTATGGCTTGCGCCGCAGGGGTTGGGTGgggggtgtgagccaccaggaaGCTGAAGGGCTCTACCGCTGTGTCCCCTGCCCCGGGGTCAGGGCCAGGGCACCTGCTGAGGACAGGGACCGCTCTGGGCTTGAGGCCTGAGGCCATGGAGCTGCCGTGCCcagccctcctcccctccccacagatCCTAGGCCTGACCTTCGCCATGACCATGTACTGCCAGGTGGTCAAGGCAGACACCTACTGCGCATAGGCTGCCCGCTTCTCTGCCAAAAGGACGCCCACAGGGAGACGGCCGTGCCCACAGCTGCCTTTCCCACCACCAGCCTCGGTGCTCTGCCCCAtgctgggagagggagggagggacaggtgCCCGGAGCCCCCGGAACCGTGTTTCTGGAAGCCCTGGCTGAGGTGGCTTCCGGGCCTCCAAACCCCCCGGGCGGGGTGGCCATGTGCTGGTGTGGGACCCAGGGCAGGGGGGGAGGGTCTCCAGcactttttatatttacatattctcCAAAGCAGTGTCCACACGGGGGCCAACCTGTGGCCCCCAGCCTCCCGGGAAACGGGTTGGGGCTGCAGGAACAGGGGCTTGGCATCCTGGAAGTGGCCCCACTGGTCCTGGTGCTCCAGGCAGGGCCATGGACCCCTTACCTACATTCCACAGTGGGCCCGTGGGGCTCCTGGTGCATCCTAATAAAGTGTGAGCCGCAGCCTCGCGTCTACTGCTAGTCTGCCTTCCCTACCCCACCTTCCCTTCTGGCAcccaggcctggggcagggcaGCCTCTGGCATGAGGCTCAGGCAGAGCCCTGTGGCTGTGGGGTCACCTGGTGCACAGGCTTGGGGAAGCCGCCTGCAGAGGACTCTCCAGACTTCTGGTTTTAAGGAAATCGTGACATTAGCTCTAAGTGGTGAtgaggccagacacggtggctcacacctgtaatccctttgggaggccgaggcgggcggatcacttgaggtcaggagtttgagaccagcctggccaacatgttgaaaccctgtctctactaaaaatacaaaaattagccaggtttggtggcgggcacctgtaattccagctacttgggaggctgtggcaggagaatcgcttgattctgggagacagagtggtgagtggagatcgcaccactgcactccagcctggatgacacaggaagactccatctcaaaagaaaaaaaatagtaataaaaaattttttaaaaagtgccaagGGCCCTCGGGGGCAGAGGGGGGCGTCCCTGAACTGCCGGCCTGTGCTGGGGGTGGCTTCCCTCTGCTTCACCCCCAAGCCCAGGGTCTTCCTCCCCAAGTGGGGCTCTCCTGcttcacccccaccccagggcctccTCCTGAAGCAGGGCTCCTTCCACATCACCCCCACCCCGGGGCCTCCTGTCGAGGTGGGGCTCCGCTTTTCCCTTGTCTATTTTGTTCCTAGAACTCCGCCCTTTAAGTGAGCTGGCAGCACAAAGCAGTTATCACAGGGCACAGAAAAAACATGCATCAAGGTGCCTGCCACCGGATTCTCACAGCCAGGGTGAGGGTTGTGTGGGGACACTGGCCACAGAGATGACGGTCAGTTCAGGTTGGGGCATCTCATCCCCAAACTGTACCGCACAATCTCAATTTCCAGCGAATTCCTGCCTCGCCCTCTGCCCATCACCCTGGAGACACAGCCCGCTCTAGGCATCCTATCCTATGTGGCATCCCCACCCCTGCTTGCACCCAATGCTGATCTGGCAATGCCTAGCTCCAGGCCCACACCACCCTCCCAGACCTGCGTGTCCCCTGCCCTCATTCCGACGGAAGCCACAGGATCCCTGagaaccaactcaaatgttaGCATCAGCGCCTCTGGGGACACAAGGTCAGTGCCCCAAAGCCACTggcagcttttgttttttttagacagggtttttGGAGTGTagttgatcacagctcactgc from Piliocolobus tephrosceles isolate RC106 chromosome 13, ASM277652v3, whole genome shotgun sequence encodes:
- the TSPAN4 gene encoding tetraspanin-4 isoform X2 translates to MARACLQAVKYLMFAFNLLFWLGGCGVLGVGIWLAATQGSFATLSSSFPSLSAANLLIITGAFVMAIGFVGCLGAIKENKCLLLAFFLLLLLVFLLEATIAILFFAYTDKIDRYAQQDLKKGLHLYGTQGNVGLTNAWSIIQTDFRCCGVSNYTDWFEVYNATRVPDSCCLEFSESCGLHAPGTWWKAPCYETVKMWLQENLLAVGVFGLCTALVQILGLTFAMTMYCQVVKADTYCA
- the TSPAN4 gene encoding tetraspanin-4 isoform X3; its protein translation is MAIGFVGCLGAIKENKCLLLAFFLLLLLVFLLEATIAILFFAYTDKIDRYAQQDLKKGLHLYGTQGNVGLTNAWSIIQTDFRCCGVSNYTDWFEVYNATRVPDSCCLEFSESCGLHAPGTWWKAPCYETVKMWLQENLLAVGVFGLCTALVQILGLTFAMTMYCQVVKADTYCA